The Halomonas sp. 7T genome contains a region encoding:
- a CDS encoding acetyl-CoA C-acetyltransferase, with translation MQEVVIVAARRTAVGAFGGSLAGIPASDLGALVIKDILASTGVSPDQVDEVLLGQVLTAGVGQNPARQAVIKAGLPESVPAMTINKVCGSGLKALHLATQAIRCGDAELILAGGQENMSASPHVLPNSRNGQRMGDWKAIDTMVHDGLWDAFNNYHMGITAENLAEKYSITREAMDEFAAASQQKAAAAIKEGKFKGQIVPVEIPQRKGDPVVFDTDENPREVSAEKLGGMRPAFKKDGTVTAGNASSLNDGAAVVMLCSAEKAKALGLEPLARIAAYSNAGVDPAIMGIGPAPATRRCLEKAGWSLDDLDLVEANEAFAAQALSVNKELGWDVSKVNVNGGAIALGHPIGASGCRVLVTLLHEMIARDAKKGLATLCIGGGQGVALAIERP, from the coding sequence ATGCAAGAAGTAGTCATTGTTGCGGCACGCCGCACCGCTGTGGGCGCTTTCGGTGGGTCCCTCGCAGGTATTCCTGCGAGCGACTTGGGCGCCTTAGTGATCAAAGATATTCTCGCCTCCACCGGCGTTTCTCCGGATCAAGTTGACGAAGTACTGCTGGGCCAGGTACTTACCGCAGGTGTCGGCCAAAACCCCGCGCGACAAGCGGTGATTAAAGCAGGCCTGCCTGAATCTGTTCCCGCGATGACGATTAATAAAGTCTGCGGCTCTGGCTTGAAAGCGCTTCATCTAGCCACCCAGGCGATTCGCTGTGGCGATGCCGAGCTTATTCTGGCCGGCGGCCAGGAGAACATGTCCGCGTCGCCCCACGTGTTACCCAACTCCCGTAACGGCCAGCGCATGGGTGATTGGAAGGCGATCGACACCATGGTTCACGATGGCCTGTGGGACGCCTTTAACAACTACCACATGGGCATTACCGCTGAGAACCTGGCTGAGAAATACAGCATCACCCGCGAAGCCATGGACGAGTTCGCTGCAGCGTCTCAGCAAAAAGCGGCGGCCGCCATCAAAGAGGGTAAGTTCAAAGGGCAAATCGTGCCGGTGGAAATTCCCCAGCGCAAAGGCGACCCGGTGGTGTTTGATACCGACGAGAATCCGCGCGAAGTCTCTGCCGAAAAGCTCGGCGGCATGCGCCCCGCGTTTAAAAAAGATGGCACCGTGACTGCCGGTAACGCCTCGTCGCTCAACGATGGTGCCGCCGTCGTTATGCTCTGCTCCGCTGAAAAAGCCAAAGCACTTGGCCTGGAGCCACTGGCGCGCATTGCTGCCTACTCTAATGCTGGCGTTGATCCCGCCATCATGGGTATCGGCCCTGCACCGGCTACTCGCCGCTGCTTAGAAAAAGCCGGCTGGAGCCTGGACGACCTGGATCTAGTTGAAGCCAACGAAGCCTTTGCCGCCCAGGCACTGTCGGTGAACAAAGAGCTTGGCTGGGATGTGAGCAAAGTGAACGTTAACGGCGGCGCGATTGCCCTGGGTCACCCGATCGGCGCCTCCGGCTGTCGCGTGCTGGTCACGCTATTGCATGAGATGATCGCGCGTGATGCTAAAAAAGGCCTCGCGACGCTATGCATCGGCGGCGGCCAAGGTGTTGCGTTGGCGATTGAACGTCCTTAA
- the panD gene encoding aspartate 1-decarboxylase: MHTIMLKAKLHMARVTHAVLNYEGSCAIDGELLDMAGIRENEQIQIYNVENGERFTTYAIRGEEGSRLISINGAAAHLAAPGHRIIICSYAHYSDAELENHQPALVYLQEGNHVSHTSNAIPVQLA, encoded by the coding sequence ATGCATACCATTATGCTCAAAGCCAAGCTGCATATGGCTCGCGTTACTCACGCGGTACTCAACTACGAAGGCTCCTGCGCGATCGATGGCGAGCTTCTCGATATGGCGGGGATTCGCGAGAACGAGCAGATTCAGATTTATAATGTAGAAAACGGCGAGCGCTTCACGACTTATGCTATTCGCGGTGAAGAAGGCTCAAGGCTGATTTCTATTAACGGCGCGGCTGCGCACTTAGCGGCCCCGGGGCATCGTATTATTATCTGCAGCTATGCTCACTACTCCGACGCTGAGCTGGAAAACCACCAGCCCGCACTGGTGTATCTACAAGAAGGCAATCACGTTAGCCATACCAGCAACGCCATTCCTGTGCAGTTAGCTTAA
- the panC gene encoding pantoate--beta-alanine ligase, which translates to MRTLRDINELRSALGEHRLDGQRIALVPTMGNLHEGHLALVAQARQHADIVVASLFVNPMQFGPGEDLDAYPRTFEADHAQLSDAGCDILFAPTVNALYPNGLTAQTKVHVPDVGEGLCGGSRPGHFDGVSTVVSMLFNLVQPDIACFGEKDYQQLAVIRKLVSDLHMPIEIIGVPIVRAEDGLALSSRNGYLNAQERTTAPLLYRTLCSLRDALERGESIEQVLQRGKTTLYDAGFTPDYLELRDTALGPVSAATRQAVLLAAATLGPARLIDNLSVQLPSTTTI; encoded by the coding sequence ATGCGTACTTTACGAGACATCAACGAACTACGTAGCGCTCTAGGCGAGCACCGCTTAGACGGCCAACGCATTGCACTGGTGCCCACCATGGGCAACCTGCATGAAGGCCACCTGGCGCTCGTTGCTCAGGCTCGCCAACATGCTGATATTGTAGTGGCCAGCCTGTTTGTGAATCCCATGCAGTTTGGTCCCGGTGAAGACCTGGATGCCTACCCGCGCACGTTTGAAGCGGATCACGCACAGTTAAGCGATGCAGGCTGCGATATTTTGTTCGCTCCAACCGTCAACGCGCTCTACCCAAACGGCCTGACGGCCCAAACCAAAGTACACGTCCCAGACGTAGGTGAAGGCCTATGCGGTGGTTCACGACCCGGGCATTTCGACGGTGTTTCCACTGTCGTGAGCATGCTGTTTAACTTAGTACAGCCAGACATTGCCTGCTTTGGCGAGAAGGATTACCAGCAGCTAGCAGTGATTCGTAAGCTGGTGAGCGACCTGCATATGCCCATTGAGATTATCGGCGTGCCTATTGTGCGTGCTGAAGACGGTCTGGCGCTCTCTTCACGCAATGGCTACCTAAATGCACAAGAGCGCACCACGGCACCCCTGCTCTACCGCACGCTCTGCTCACTGCGTGACGCGCTGGAGCGCGGCGAATCCATCGAACAGGTACTACAACGGGGCAAAACGACCCTGTATGATGCCGGCTTTACGCCTGATTACCTCGAGCTGCGCGATACCGCCCTTGGCCCTGTGTCCGCTGCTACACGCCAAGCGGTACTACTTGCCGCCGCAACACTTGGCCCTGCACGACTTATCGACAACCTCAGTGTGCAGCTGCCAAGCACGACGACTATTTAG
- the panB gene encoding 3-methyl-2-oxobutanoate hydroxymethyltransferase, which translates to MKTVTLSTLQAYKRAGETFSCLTAYDASFAHAASEAGIDVLLVGDSLGMVLQGHSSTLPVTIDDICYHTRCAARGKGHSLLMVDLPFMSNATTERLLEDGAALMRAGAELVKVEGEAWMAEGIRELTRRGVPVCAHLGLTPQTVYQLGGYKVQGREAEQAEQIINDAKVLVEAGASVILLECVPASLGKAVTEALDVPVIGIGAGPDTDGQILVMHDVLGVTHGRTPRFVKNFMVDADSIQNAFQDYHEAVKTRAFPAPEHCF; encoded by the coding sequence ATGAAAACCGTCACCCTGAGCACACTGCAGGCGTACAAACGCGCCGGCGAAACGTTCAGCTGCCTGACCGCTTACGATGCCTCCTTTGCCCATGCGGCTAGCGAAGCAGGCATTGATGTCTTACTAGTGGGCGATTCCCTAGGCATGGTCTTACAAGGGCACAGCAGCACGCTACCCGTTACCATCGACGATATTTGCTACCACACCCGCTGTGCGGCGCGAGGCAAAGGGCACAGCCTACTCATGGTCGATTTGCCGTTTATGAGCAATGCCACCACTGAACGCCTACTAGAAGACGGCGCGGCACTAATGCGTGCCGGAGCAGAGCTGGTAAAAGTCGAGGGCGAAGCATGGATGGCTGAAGGCATCCGCGAGCTCACCCGTCGCGGCGTACCGGTGTGCGCTCACTTAGGCCTAACGCCACAAACGGTTTACCAGCTAGGCGGCTATAAAGTGCAAGGCCGCGAAGCCGAGCAGGCTGAGCAAATTATCAACGATGCCAAAGTACTGGTTGAAGCAGGCGCCTCGGTGATCCTGCTGGAGTGCGTACCGGCAAGCTTAGGCAAAGCGGTTACCGAGGCCCTGGACGTACCGGTTATTGGCATTGGCGCAGGTCCCGACACCGATGGGCAAATTCTGGTCATGCACGATGTGCTGGGCGTTACCCACGGTCGCACACCACGCTTTGTGAAAAACTTTATGGTTGACGCGGATAGCATTCAGAACGCTTTTCAGGACTACCATGAAGCGGTCAAAACGCGCGCCTTTCCCGCACCGGAGCACTGTTTTTAA
- the folK gene encoding 2-amino-4-hydroxy-6-hydroxymethyldihydropteridine diphosphokinase: protein MHCAYIGLGSNLESPVAQVRQALDELGGLPLSTLVAQSSLYATPPVGPQDQPDFINAVAVIKTALSPLALLDQLQALEQRHRRQRLRHWGPRTLDLDLLLYGQQTIERPRLKVPHPYMHERAFVLVPLAEVASAVGKQPLMLHQQTLAHWLTQIDHTAIKRLSNADAR from the coding sequence ATGCACTGCGCTTATATTGGCTTAGGTAGCAACCTGGAAAGCCCGGTCGCACAAGTACGCCAAGCCCTTGACGAGCTTGGTGGCCTGCCGCTCAGCACGCTAGTGGCACAATCATCGTTATATGCAACGCCTCCTGTAGGGCCGCAAGACCAGCCCGATTTTATTAATGCTGTGGCGGTCATCAAAACAGCGCTATCCCCACTGGCGCTGCTCGACCAGCTACAAGCGTTGGAACAGCGCCACCGTCGCCAGCGCTTGCGTCATTGGGGGCCTCGCACCCTGGACTTAGACCTACTTCTTTATGGGCAGCAAACGATTGAGCGCCCACGCCTAAAGGTCCCCCACCCATATATGCACGAACGCGCCTTTGTGCTCGTGCCGTTAGCGGAAGTTGCCAGTGCTGTTGGCAAACAACCGCTTATGCTGCATCAACAGACGCTGGCCCACTGGCTTACCCAGATAGATCACACTGCGATAAAACGCTTATCTAACGCCGATGCCCGTTAG
- the pcnB gene encoding polynucleotide adenylyltransferase PcnB, which produces MFKGFTRFLHSPGEQLKSLLDSPESAVAPLSPRIIPRSEHPVSRQQISDAALKVLYRLNSAGFDAFLVGGCIRDALLGKMPKDFDVATNATPEQVRDLFRNSRMIGRRFRIVHVRFGREVIEVTTFRGKPQDEHGDHIAQQSDAGLLLRDNVWGNIEEDALRRDFTVNALYYNIADFTIHDFANGVRDIESRTLRLIGDPATRYREDPVRMLRAVRFAAKLDFTIDPATEEPMFDLAPLLLQIPPARLFDEVLKLFMSGHGLVTFRLLSYYNLFGMLFPEAEEAMADAAWAEELIEQALANTDKRIAEDRPVTPAFLLAAFLWAPVAHRQAELERDGMPAIPALQTASQEVVSRQLQHISIPKRFGMPMREIWELQARLPMRRGKRAFQTREHPRFRAAYDLLLLREQAGEIPRGLGDWWTAFQQGDEHEQRRLLQKVGSDPASQGDRRRKKRRKPRKTDP; this is translated from the coding sequence ATGTTCAAAGGATTTACCCGTTTCTTACATAGCCCGGGAGAGCAATTGAAATCCCTGCTCGATTCCCCAGAGAGCGCCGTAGCGCCTCTCAGCCCCCGCATTATTCCGCGCTCCGAGCACCCTGTTTCTCGTCAGCAGATAAGCGATGCTGCGTTAAAAGTTCTCTATCGTCTTAACAGCGCTGGATTCGATGCATTTCTAGTCGGCGGCTGCATTCGCGATGCCCTGCTCGGCAAAATGCCAAAAGACTTTGACGTTGCGACGAACGCCACGCCAGAACAAGTGCGCGACCTGTTCCGCAACTCCCGCATGATCGGTCGACGCTTTCGCATTGTGCACGTGCGCTTTGGACGAGAAGTCATTGAAGTGACCACGTTTCGCGGCAAACCCCAGGACGAGCACGGTGACCATATCGCCCAGCAGTCTGATGCAGGCTTGCTGCTGCGTGATAACGTATGGGGCAATATTGAAGAGGACGCCCTACGCCGCGACTTCACCGTCAATGCGCTGTACTACAACATCGCCGACTTCACCATTCACGACTTTGCCAATGGCGTGCGGGATATTGAATCACGTACGCTCCGGCTCATTGGCGACCCGGCAACGCGTTACCGGGAAGACCCCGTACGCATGCTGAGGGCCGTGCGTTTTGCCGCCAAGCTCGATTTCACCATCGACCCGGCAACTGAAGAGCCGATGTTTGACCTAGCACCGCTGCTGCTACAGATTCCGCCAGCTCGTCTGTTTGATGAGGTGCTGAAGCTGTTTATGTCAGGGCATGGCTTAGTCACCTTCCGACTCCTCAGCTATTACAATCTGTTTGGCATGCTCTTCCCTGAAGCGGAAGAAGCCATGGCAGACGCGGCCTGGGCGGAAGAGCTCATCGAACAGGCGCTGGCCAATACCGACAAGCGTATTGCGGAAGACCGGCCGGTTACGCCAGCCTTCCTACTCGCCGCATTTTTATGGGCACCGGTGGCCCATCGTCAGGCGGAGCTGGAGCGCGACGGCATGCCTGCGATTCCTGCGTTGCAAACTGCCTCCCAAGAAGTGGTTTCTCGTCAGCTTCAGCACATCTCAATTCCCAAGCGTTTTGGGATGCCAATGCGTGAAATTTGGGAACTCCAGGCCCGCCTGCCCATGCGCCGGGGCAAACGCGCTTTTCAGACCCGCGAGCACCCGCGCTTCCGTGCCGCTTACGATTTGCTGTTACTGCGCGAACAGGCGGGCGAAATACCGCGTGGCCTGGGCGACTGGTGGACCGCATTTCAGCAGGGTGATGAGCACGAACAGCGTCGCTTGCTACAAAAGGTCGGCAGCGACCCGGCAAGCCAAGGCGACCGTCGCCGTAAAAAACGCCGCAAGCCGCGCAAAACCGACCCATGA
- a CDS encoding sigma-54-dependent transcriptional regulator, translating into MPRILIVEDEAIIRSALKRLLDRHGYTVSEAASAEEAITQPLNEFDLIISDLRLPGEPGTSLITAAAPAPVLIMTSYASMRSAVEALKQGAVDYVAKPFDHTEMLETVERILHKQSMQQSTPPDITDDGGGRQTMIGSCAAMQQVYTRIRKTAPADVTVLIQGESGTGKELVARAIHQQSKRAKAPLICVNCAAIPETLIESELFGHEKGAFTGASAARTGLVEAADGGTLFLDEIGELPLDAQARLLRVLQEGEIRKIGSVETRHVDVRLIAATHRDLRALSKSGEFRLDLYYRLNVMQIELPPLREREEDVLTIADILLDKACKRHERQGLRLSRAARQDLQDYPWPGNVRELENALERGVILAEGHLIHPDDLGLGPVTNRPTPLAAPPAPLSNESQAPIEEDDLSLEDYFQHFVLEHQDQMSETELAQKLGISRKNLWERRQRLGIPRKKTARRPN; encoded by the coding sequence ATGCCTCGGATACTGATTGTTGAAGATGAAGCGATTATTCGCAGCGCTCTAAAACGCTTACTCGACCGCCATGGCTATACCGTGAGCGAGGCCGCCAGCGCTGAAGAAGCCATTACTCAGCCGCTGAACGAATTCGATCTCATCATCAGCGACCTGCGCCTTCCGGGGGAGCCAGGCACGTCGCTGATCACGGCGGCAGCGCCTGCGCCGGTGCTGATTATGACCAGCTACGCCAGCATGCGCTCAGCTGTAGAGGCCTTAAAGCAGGGGGCTGTGGACTACGTTGCAAAGCCGTTTGATCATACGGAGATGCTCGAAACTGTCGAACGTATCCTGCATAAGCAGTCGATGCAGCAAAGCACGCCGCCGGATATCACTGACGACGGTGGTGGACGTCAAACCATGATTGGCAGCTGCGCCGCCATGCAGCAGGTTTACACCCGCATCCGTAAAACCGCCCCCGCCGACGTGACCGTGCTGATCCAGGGGGAATCGGGTACCGGCAAAGAACTGGTCGCCCGCGCCATTCATCAACAAAGCAAACGCGCCAAAGCCCCGCTTATCTGTGTTAACTGCGCTGCAATCCCTGAAACGCTGATTGAATCGGAACTGTTTGGCCATGAAAAAGGCGCCTTTACCGGTGCAAGCGCCGCCCGCACAGGTTTAGTAGAAGCCGCCGACGGAGGCACGCTGTTTCTGGATGAAATTGGTGAGCTGCCGTTGGATGCCCAAGCACGCCTGCTGCGCGTACTGCAAGAAGGGGAAATTCGTAAAATTGGCTCTGTCGAAACCCGCCATGTGGATGTGCGTCTTATCGCCGCCACCCACCGGGACTTACGCGCCCTCTCAAAAAGCGGCGAGTTTCGCCTCGATCTGTACTACCGCCTCAACGTGATGCAGATCGAACTACCGCCCCTAAGAGAGCGCGAAGAGGACGTCCTAACCATTGCCGACATTTTGTTAGACAAAGCGTGTAAACGCCATGAACGCCAGGGGCTACGGCTATCGCGTGCCGCGCGCCAAGACCTACAAGACTATCCTTGGCCAGGCAATGTACGTGAGTTGGAAAACGCCCTGGAGCGGGGCGTGATTCTCGCTGAAGGCCACCTGATTCACCCGGATGATCTTGGCCTAGGGCCTGTCACTAACCGCCCTACCCCGCTCGCTGCTCCTCCAGCTCCCTTAAGTAACGAGAGCCAAGCGCCTATTGAAGAGGACGACCTCTCCCTAGAAGATTATTTTCAGCACTTTGTGCTTGAACACCAGGATCAGATGAGTGAAACAGAGCTGGCTCAAAAACTGGGTATCAGTCGTAAAAATCTCTGGGAGCGTCGCCAGCGACTAGGCATACCCCGCAAGAAAACCGCCCGCCGACCCAATTAA